The proteins below come from a single Corynebacterium glyciniphilum AJ 3170 genomic window:
- a CDS encoding RidA family protein, producing the protein MSDASTDHPYSPAKRAGDHIYVSGALSVDADYRPVSGRREPLDAALQRMTERLATAGGRPDDVVKLTYYVTDLSLREEANQQFRENFAATGAARTFLEVSRLPYGASVEIDAIAVTSEGGE; encoded by the coding sequence ATGTCTGACGCGTCCACCGACCACCCGTACAGCCCCGCGAAACGGGCGGGCGATCACATCTACGTGTCCGGGGCATTGTCAGTCGATGCTGACTACCGTCCGGTTTCAGGCCGCAGAGAGCCGCTGGACGCTGCGCTGCAGCGCATGACCGAGCGGTTGGCCACTGCCGGTGGGCGCCCTGATGATGTCGTGAAACTGACCTATTACGTCACTGACCTGTCGCTCCGGGAAGAGGCCAACCAGCAGTTCCGCGAGAACTTTGCTGCCACTGGAGCTGCCAGGACCTTCCTCGAGGTCTCCAGGCTTCCTTACGGTGCTTCCGTCGAGATTGATGCTATTGCCGTGACTTCGGAAGGCGGCGAATGA
- a CDS encoding MarR family winged helix-turn-helix transcriptional regulator has product MKSEGVVDYVDHIVDQWGVVDPDLDVSPLEVFGRLHRTYLLYSHIISETFEEYGINQAGFDVLASLKRAGKGASLTPSQLSEQALVTSGGVSLRLNRLEDAGLVERIRGRKDRRAVSVRLTESGEELIARVSRRHFAREAELLEGLDGVDRQQLAELLRKLFVSLDGDGDEQTG; this is encoded by the coding sequence ATGAAGTCTGAGGGGGTGGTGGACTATGTCGATCACATTGTCGACCAGTGGGGTGTTGTCGACCCCGACCTCGACGTCAGTCCTCTCGAAGTATTCGGCCGTCTGCACCGGACCTACCTGCTTTACAGCCACATCATCAGTGAGACGTTCGAGGAGTACGGCATCAACCAGGCTGGCTTTGATGTTCTGGCGTCACTGAAGAGGGCGGGGAAGGGGGCTTCTCTCACGCCTTCACAACTGTCGGAACAGGCGTTGGTTACTTCTGGTGGGGTTTCCCTGCGGCTCAATCGGCTCGAGGACGCGGGGCTCGTGGAGAGGATACGCGGGCGTAAGGACCGTCGAGCTGTGAGTGTGCGACTCACGGAGTCGGGCGAGGAACTGATTGCGCGGGTGTCACGCCGGCATTTCGCCAGGGAGGCGGAACTGCTTGAGGGGCTGGACGGCGTAGACCGCCAGCAACTGGCCGAACTGCTCCGCAAGCTTTTCGTGTCGCTTGACGGGGACGGGGACGAGCAGACGGGCTGA
- a CDS encoding flavin reductase family protein gives MTDSSSDAVRDTHFYEPGSCTGLPHSPFNAIIAPRPIGWISSQSTDGVLNLAPFSFFNAFNYEPPIIGFASNGPKDTLANAETTGEFCWNLVTDGLASAMNTTSAAVPPDVDEFTLSGLTPGTSRIVRAPHVVESPVVFECRTTQVVPLQTLTGTVTETRVVFGEVVGVHIARELLVDGIYQTALAKPVLRAGGPGDYFGLDAEHKFTMKRPDGHRTTG, from the coding sequence ATGACAGACAGCTCGTCCGACGCGGTCCGTGACACCCATTTTTATGAACCAGGATCCTGCACCGGGCTCCCCCACTCACCTTTCAACGCGATCATCGCGCCGCGGCCGATCGGCTGGATTTCCAGCCAGTCAACCGACGGCGTCCTCAACCTCGCGCCATTCAGCTTCTTCAACGCTTTCAACTACGAACCGCCGATCATCGGCTTCGCGAGCAACGGCCCTAAAGACACCCTCGCCAATGCGGAAACCACGGGGGAGTTCTGCTGGAACCTCGTGACGGACGGTCTTGCCTCGGCGATGAACACCACCTCGGCAGCAGTTCCTCCGGACGTCGATGAATTCACACTGTCCGGGCTGACGCCCGGCACCTCACGAATCGTGCGTGCACCCCACGTCGTCGAGTCCCCTGTCGTCTTCGAATGCCGGACCACACAGGTCGTCCCCCTCCAGACTCTGACCGGCACAGTCACGGAGACCCGCGTAGTCTTCGGCGAAGTTGTCGGCGTCCACATCGCCCGGGAGCTACTCGTCGACGGGATCTACCAGACTGCACTGGCGAAACCCGTCCTACGTGCGGGCGGACCGGGTGACTACTTCGGTCTCGATGCTGAGCACAAGTTCACGATGAAGCGCCCAGACGGTCATCGGACGACCGGATAG
- a CDS encoding aldehyde dehydrogenase, which yields MTTTTERTSQGTAQGAQPLTAPLVTDALRLGGDWVTGDGGSFTVTDPATGQAVQTIHQISADQATQAIDAASEAFLYSGWKELLPHERGGYLRTIADLMVDNLDRLATIQTLNTGKTLSETRKLVASAAGTFRYYASAVESREEPVTPRRGPWQTVSVLEPLGVVAAITPWNSPVASDAQKIAPALAAGNAVVLKPAEWTPLVAMALMELVVESGLPEGLVTVLPGKSSVIGDAITGHPAVAKISFTGGTSAGKLIAHQAAERLIPTTLELGGKSPTIVCEDADIEQALQGVLFGIFSSSGQSCIAGSRLFVHQSIYRDFVDELVRRTRALHIGPGVDPDTDVGPLVHRRHRESVAWYVDRARSEGGAILCGGKAPDDPALAAGTYYEPTVIEGLGNSSATCQEEIFGPVLVCLPYENDDDLIAQANDTVYGLAVGIWTPDFLRAHRLAGAIDAGTVWINTYKQFSISTPFSGFKDSGLGVDKGMDGLAEYSKRKSLYWGLESTPMTWGKH from the coding sequence GTGACCACCACGACCGAGAGGACGAGCCAGGGGACGGCCCAAGGCGCACAACCCCTCACAGCTCCGCTCGTCACTGATGCGCTCCGGCTGGGCGGTGATTGGGTCACCGGCGACGGCGGTTCGTTCACGGTCACTGACCCGGCTACGGGGCAGGCCGTACAGACGATTCACCAGATCTCCGCGGACCAGGCCACGCAGGCCATTGATGCGGCTTCCGAGGCCTTCCTGTACTCCGGGTGGAAGGAACTGTTGCCGCATGAGCGCGGTGGTTATCTCCGCACGATCGCGGACCTCATGGTGGATAACCTGGATCGGTTGGCCACTATCCAGACACTGAATACCGGCAAGACCCTGTCGGAAACCCGCAAGCTCGTCGCCAGTGCTGCCGGTACGTTCCGCTACTACGCGTCGGCTGTGGAATCCCGCGAGGAGCCCGTCACCCCACGACGTGGCCCGTGGCAGACGGTGAGCGTTCTTGAACCGCTCGGGGTCGTCGCGGCGATCACCCCCTGGAACTCCCCGGTCGCCTCGGACGCACAGAAGATCGCGCCTGCACTTGCGGCAGGAAACGCTGTCGTCCTCAAACCAGCGGAGTGGACACCGCTCGTTGCGATGGCGCTGATGGAACTCGTGGTGGAGTCCGGTTTACCGGAAGGCCTGGTCACGGTGCTACCAGGGAAGAGCTCAGTGATCGGTGACGCCATCACCGGCCACCCTGCGGTTGCCAAGATCTCCTTCACCGGTGGCACCTCCGCAGGCAAGTTGATCGCGCACCAGGCGGCTGAGCGCCTTATCCCGACGACACTGGAGCTCGGTGGAAAATCCCCGACAATCGTCTGCGAGGACGCGGACATCGAACAGGCTCTCCAAGGTGTCCTGTTCGGTATCTTCTCGTCGAGCGGGCAGAGCTGTATCGCGGGATCACGACTCTTTGTCCACCAGTCCATCTACCGGGACTTTGTCGACGAACTCGTCCGTCGCACTCGTGCCCTGCACATTGGCCCGGGAGTCGACCCGGACACGGATGTCGGCCCGCTCGTGCACCGTAGACATCGGGAGTCCGTGGCCTGGTACGTGGACAGGGCACGCAGCGAGGGCGGCGCCATCCTGTGCGGCGGGAAAGCCCCTGACGATCCGGCACTTGCCGCCGGTACGTACTACGAACCCACCGTCATCGAGGGACTCGGCAATTCCAGCGCCACCTGCCAGGAGGAAATCTTCGGTCCGGTCCTCGTCTGCCTTCCCTACGAGAATGACGACGATCTCATCGCTCAAGCCAACGACACTGTCTACGGCCTCGCGGTCGGCATCTGGACGCCCGACTTCCTCCGCGCGCACCGGCTCGCCGGCGCGATCGACGCCGGCACCGTCTGGATCAACACCTACAAGCAGTTCAGCATCTCCACCCCGTTCTCCGGGTTCAAGGATTCCGGGCTGGGGGTGGACAAGGGAATGGACGGGCTCGCCGAGTACTCGAAACGGAAGAGTCTCTACTGGGGGCTCGAATCGACCCCCATGACCTGGGGAAAGCACTGA
- a CDS encoding VOC family protein, translating to MTTAYQPPIAQLRKVRFVELRTSALSDSADFYSGAWGLDVVEQEEGSSWLRGTGSEHHILQLTDAPKNGLGRICFAVGTPAEVDEAARRLEARNIPIVFGPGPADNAGAGYSVSFLDPEGRLIELLADFWAVPERYTSDAIPKNIAHVVLNTADIDKSVDFYRDVLGMRVSDWSEHQMAFMRCNTDHHSIAFNQAEWASVNHVAYEMPTVNDFMRGIGRLKQTGVTPLWGPGRHGPGDNTFSYFGDPAGLVCEYTSEIAQIDEDQWLCKVWRRTPELSDTWGTAGPPSKDVRSHMAGVPDEGSFHLLPADKAS from the coding sequence ATGACTACCGCCTATCAACCACCCATCGCGCAGTTGCGAAAGGTCCGCTTCGTCGAGCTGCGCACCAGCGCACTCTCCGACTCCGCCGACTTCTACTCGGGCGCATGGGGACTCGACGTCGTTGAACAGGAGGAGGGGAGCTCCTGGCTCCGGGGAACTGGGTCCGAACACCACATCCTTCAGCTGACCGATGCTCCGAAGAACGGTCTGGGACGTATCTGCTTTGCCGTCGGAACTCCGGCCGAGGTCGACGAGGCTGCCCGCCGTCTCGAAGCGAGGAACATCCCGATCGTCTTCGGTCCCGGTCCTGCGGACAACGCAGGCGCAGGGTACAGCGTCAGTTTCCTCGATCCCGAGGGCCGCCTCATCGAGTTGCTCGCCGACTTCTGGGCTGTGCCGGAGAGGTACACCAGCGACGCGATCCCCAAGAACATCGCGCACGTCGTGCTCAACACCGCCGATATCGACAAATCCGTGGACTTCTACCGCGATGTCCTGGGTATGAGGGTATCCGACTGGTCGGAGCATCAGATGGCCTTCATGCGATGCAACACCGACCACCACTCCATCGCCTTCAATCAGGCGGAGTGGGCGTCCGTCAACCATGTTGCCTACGAGATGCCGACCGTCAACGACTTCATGCGCGGCATCGGCAGGCTTAAGCAGACCGGTGTGACCCCACTGTGGGGTCCCGGGCGGCACGGTCCCGGGGACAACACCTTCTCCTATTTCGGTGATCCGGCAGGGCTGGTCTGCGAGTACACCTCCGAGATTGCCCAGATCGACGAGGACCAGTGGTTGTGCAAGGTGTGGCGCCGGACACCGGAACTGTCCGACACCTGGGGCACCGCCGGCCCACCGAGCAAAGACGTCCGCTCCCACATGGCCGGCGTCCCCGACGAGGGTTCCTTCCACCTGCTTCCAGCGGACAAAGCCAGTTGA
- a CDS encoding alpha/beta fold hydrolase, which translates to MTTHSGPSVREGPLGIHLTETGDGIPLFMLHGIGSSGDVFHGQLPLLSDEHRVVTWDAPGYGRSDDPDKPMTMDDFADAAAECIRACFTDGAHVVGMSWGGVIATRLALRHPDLVRGLILGSSTVGSGTSAEQAESMRTRPDDIERAGVEAFARQRAVRLVSPEASEMIRSRAVSLMANSIRLPGYRYAAESMATTDNTDDLAGITSPTLVLWGEKDTVTGRKAAVPLIAGIPGAVGVEIRDAGHLANLEAPESFTTWVSSFALIAERMRESEKYRKSTPLAAATP; encoded by the coding sequence ATGACCACACATTCGGGTCCCTCCGTGAGGGAAGGCCCCCTCGGGATCCATCTCACGGAAACCGGTGACGGAATCCCCCTGTTCATGCTCCACGGTATCGGGAGCTCCGGCGACGTGTTCCACGGCCAACTTCCCCTGCTGTCTGATGAACACCGTGTCGTCACCTGGGATGCGCCGGGATATGGGCGGTCGGATGACCCTGACAAGCCCATGACCATGGATGACTTCGCCGATGCCGCCGCTGAGTGCATCAGGGCATGTTTCACCGACGGTGCCCACGTCGTCGGAATGTCCTGGGGTGGCGTCATCGCCACACGGCTCGCACTGCGCCATCCTGATCTGGTCCGGGGCCTGATCCTGGGCTCCTCGACAGTCGGTTCCGGAACCAGTGCGGAACAGGCTGAGAGCATGCGCACGAGGCCCGACGATATCGAGCGCGCCGGTGTGGAGGCGTTCGCCCGGCAACGGGCGGTCCGCCTCGTCTCCCCGGAAGCCAGCGAGATGATCAGAAGTCGCGCGGTGTCCCTCATGGCGAACTCGATCCGTCTCCCCGGTTACCGGTACGCCGCCGAATCCATGGCGACGACCGACAACACCGACGATCTCGCTGGAATCACCAGCCCCACCCTCGTCCTGTGGGGTGAGAAGGACACCGTCACCGGACGGAAGGCGGCGGTCCCGCTCATCGCCGGGATCCCCGGGGCAGTCGGGGTGGAAATCCGCGACGCCGGACACCTCGCCAACCTCGAAGCACCGGAGAGCTTCACCACCTGGGTCTCCTCGTTCGCTCTTATCGCTGAGCGAATGCGGGAATCCGAAAAATACCGCAAGTCAACCCCACTCGCTGCTGCAACTCCGTAA
- a CDS encoding cupin domain-containing protein: protein MTSTAELTYDNSNLEEFTDSLVLTRDSRYEDWDTLNFQTKAGDQFARAQIRYVGSGATGNHDTDSRTIQSRGFTFSNMLLPAGAEGPEHTHNDVEEAFFVLEGEVDVSVHRGTDVVTRTLGYRDMIVVPAGVPRSLKNNTDKPALFCVIIGAQKPEIPTYPETSAMYGITRD from the coding sequence ATGACCTCCACCGCAGAACTCACCTACGACAACTCGAATCTCGAGGAGTTCACTGACTCGCTCGTGCTCACGCGTGATTCCCGCTATGAAGACTGGGACACTCTCAATTTCCAGACGAAGGCGGGCGACCAGTTTGCCCGCGCCCAGATCCGCTACGTCGGCTCCGGTGCCACCGGTAACCACGACACTGACTCCCGGACGATCCAGTCCCGCGGGTTCACTTTCTCGAATATGCTGCTTCCGGCCGGTGCCGAGGGGCCCGAGCACACCCACAATGACGTTGAAGAGGCGTTCTTCGTCCTCGAGGGTGAGGTTGACGTCAGCGTCCACCGCGGTACCGACGTCGTGACCCGCACCCTGGGGTACCGGGACATGATCGTCGTCCCTGCCGGTGTGCCCCGCAGCCTGAAGAACAACACGGATAAGCCGGCCCTCTTCTGCGTCATCATCGGTGCACAGAAGCCGGAGATCCCCACGTACCCCGAGACATCCGCAATGTACGGGATCACCAGGGACTGA
- a CDS encoding SDR family NAD(P)-dependent oxidoreductase, which produces MTIPRTLLVTGAGRGLGRTIALDLARCGWHLWVADIRQDAVEDTARRIINAGGSASPVAVDISDPESVGELGKDLKEAGPLHGLVNCAALADGVGGSPVHEIPIEDWDRVVSVNLRGTFLMTRTVAPLIIEAGGGSIVNIGSDAATNGSANLAHYIASKGGLAALTRASATDLGPYGITVNTVSPGLTHSESALKVPEKRHEEYRRQRALLRDQEPNDITGVVRLLLDDQGSFITGQEILVNGGFVFR; this is translated from the coding sequence ATGACGATTCCACGGACACTTCTCGTCACCGGAGCGGGGCGAGGCCTCGGACGGACAATCGCCCTGGATCTCGCCCGGTGCGGCTGGCATCTCTGGGTCGCCGATATACGGCAGGACGCAGTGGAAGACACTGCACGCCGGATTATCAACGCAGGAGGGTCAGCATCCCCAGTGGCCGTGGATATCTCGGACCCGGAGTCGGTCGGGGAACTCGGCAAAGATCTGAAGGAAGCGGGACCACTTCACGGTCTCGTGAATTGCGCGGCACTGGCGGACGGAGTCGGCGGCTCTCCGGTACACGAGATTCCCATCGAAGACTGGGACCGCGTCGTGTCGGTGAACCTGCGGGGCACTTTCCTCATGACCCGGACCGTCGCACCGCTGATCATCGAGGCAGGTGGCGGTTCTATCGTCAACATCGGCTCAGACGCTGCAACGAACGGCTCCGCGAATCTCGCACACTACATAGCGTCCAAGGGTGGGCTCGCAGCTCTCACCCGCGCCAGCGCCACCGACCTCGGGCCGTACGGCATCACCGTGAATACCGTCTCGCCGGGGCTCACACACTCGGAGTCTGCTCTGAAGGTGCCGGAAAAGCGTCACGAGGAGTATCGCCGTCAACGTGCACTGCTCCGAGACCAGGAACCCAATGACATCACCGGTGTCGTACGGCTTCTTCTCGATGACCAGGGAAGTTTTATTACCGGCCAGGAAATTCTCGTCAATGGTGGATTTGTCTTCCGCTGA
- a CDS encoding SDR family oxidoreductase, whose product MDLNLSGKTFVVTGGSSGIGLATVDVLTREGANVVTCARNLENLRRALPTLSRPDLVTAVECDVRSENDMRAMADKVSERFGILDGVVNNAGGSRMVPLSDMTPADWQDELSLKFTPVLHSVAHLIPLMAEAEAPAMVNLNAVLARQPEPALAATSAARAGLLNLTKSLSQSLAADRIRVNSVCLGLIDTGQWRRRFEQMSDYPSYEAFSHEVANDRGIVLGRFGRADEVAPVISFLLSPCASYITGATIDVAGGVNRYV is encoded by the coding sequence ATGGACCTGAATCTCAGCGGAAAGACGTTTGTAGTGACGGGAGGGAGTTCCGGCATAGGACTCGCGACCGTCGATGTTCTGACCAGGGAAGGCGCGAATGTCGTCACCTGTGCCCGGAACCTCGAGAATCTGCGGCGCGCCCTTCCCACCCTGTCGAGACCTGACCTGGTGACCGCCGTTGAGTGTGATGTGCGTTCGGAAAACGACATGCGCGCGATGGCGGACAAAGTCAGTGAGCGGTTCGGGATCCTCGACGGTGTGGTGAACAACGCCGGCGGGTCCCGGATGGTTCCGCTTTCTGACATGACCCCGGCGGACTGGCAGGACGAACTCTCGCTCAAGTTCACCCCGGTGCTCCACAGCGTTGCACACCTGATTCCGCTCATGGCGGAGGCGGAGGCTCCGGCAATGGTCAACCTCAACGCTGTGCTCGCCCGCCAACCAGAACCTGCGCTCGCCGCGACCTCCGCTGCGCGTGCCGGGCTACTGAACCTCACGAAATCTCTCTCCCAGAGTCTGGCGGCTGATCGTATCCGTGTGAACTCAGTCTGCCTCGGTCTTATCGACACCGGCCAATGGCGGCGTCGTTTTGAACAGATGAGTGACTACCCCAGTTACGAGGCGTTCTCCCACGAGGTCGCCAATGACCGGGGCATCGTCCTCGGACGCTTCGGACGGGCCGACGAGGTCGCGCCCGTCATCTCATTTCTGTTGTCCCCCTGCGCGTCCTATATCACTGGCGCCACGATCGATGTCGCCGGAGGAGTAAATCGATATGTCTGA
- a CDS encoding thiamine pyrophosphate-binding protein: MSDSTSPTTYRNGGELLSDVLADAGVDTVFGVISVHNLPLVEEVSRRLRFVPVRHEASAVNAADGYARASGTIGCALTSTGTGAGNAAGSLIESLSSATSVLHITGQIQSRYLGSGRGFIHETRDQKGMLDAVSRAAYTITSADEAASVLRNAACLAADAVGGPVSVEWPIDLQFAATSDPGTPREDLLTPVSTRNPADADLDRMLALLSSARRPLLWLGGGATGRDARRLVTRLCESWGAGVLTSNSGRGAIPEDHDLCVGNYASSPVGRALLSQADCLLTIGTHFRSNETSDYSVEMPTIHIQVDQDEDAIGRVYPATAGVHGDAAAVLDYLVENRGKLRSDKEWRGRVVAARQECRSRQRTAIGAHAEFVDAIREVVPAESPIARDVTIASSSWGNRLLPMPAPEVNIFPRGGGIGQGLGMAIGAAAAVPDQPAVAICGDGGLAVHLGEILTLAQENPWLILLVFNDAGYGVLRNMQDSMGNERAGVDLTTPDFRMLSASCGLDYARISSPDEVREVLRDAVALKSAVVVEVDLASYGDMPSPFTPPVTVPDNESAEVDDDE, from the coding sequence ATGTCTGATTCAACGTCCCCGACCACATACCGCAACGGTGGTGAGCTCCTGTCCGACGTCTTGGCTGATGCCGGGGTGGACACCGTGTTCGGTGTCATCTCCGTCCACAATCTCCCTCTGGTGGAAGAAGTGTCCCGCCGGCTCCGGTTCGTCCCCGTCCGCCATGAAGCCTCGGCAGTCAACGCCGCGGACGGTTACGCCCGTGCCAGCGGCACCATCGGATGCGCACTGACCAGCACGGGTACCGGAGCCGGCAATGCAGCGGGATCACTGATCGAATCACTGAGTTCGGCGACCTCGGTCCTTCACATCACCGGCCAGATCCAGAGCCGTTACCTGGGATCGGGTCGGGGTTTCATCCACGAAACTCGGGACCAGAAAGGCATGCTGGATGCCGTCTCCCGTGCCGCCTACACGATTACCAGCGCTGATGAAGCAGCCTCCGTCCTGCGCAATGCGGCCTGCCTGGCAGCGGATGCGGTCGGCGGCCCTGTCAGTGTGGAGTGGCCGATCGATCTGCAGTTTGCCGCGACGAGTGACCCGGGGACCCCACGAGAGGACCTGCTCACCCCGGTCAGTACCCGCAACCCTGCCGACGCCGATCTCGACCGTATGCTCGCACTGCTCTCCTCCGCCCGTCGTCCCCTGCTGTGGCTCGGCGGTGGAGCTACCGGTCGCGATGCCCGCCGTCTCGTCACCCGGTTGTGCGAGTCATGGGGTGCGGGTGTACTCACCAGCAACTCTGGGCGCGGAGCGATCCCCGAGGACCATGATCTGTGTGTCGGGAACTACGCATCAAGTCCCGTCGGGCGTGCACTGCTCAGCCAGGCGGACTGCCTCCTGACCATCGGAACCCACTTCCGGTCCAACGAAACCTCAGATTATTCAGTGGAGATGCCGACCATCCACATCCAGGTTGACCAGGATGAGGACGCCATCGGACGCGTGTATCCGGCGACCGCCGGTGTGCACGGTGACGCGGCGGCCGTCCTTGACTACCTCGTCGAGAACCGGGGCAAGCTCCGGTCAGACAAGGAGTGGCGGGGCCGCGTCGTGGCAGCACGGCAGGAGTGTCGCAGTCGCCAGCGCACTGCGATCGGTGCGCACGCAGAATTCGTTGACGCGATTCGCGAGGTCGTTCCGGCGGAGTCGCCGATCGCCCGCGACGTCACTATCGCGTCCAGTTCCTGGGGCAACCGGCTGCTGCCTATGCCCGCCCCGGAGGTCAATATCTTTCCCCGCGGCGGTGGCATTGGGCAGGGTCTGGGGATGGCTATCGGGGCTGCGGCCGCTGTTCCCGACCAACCCGCCGTCGCCATCTGTGGTGACGGGGGTCTGGCTGTACACCTGGGCGAGATCCTGACCTTGGCACAGGAGAATCCCTGGCTGATTCTTCTGGTGTTCAACGACGCTGGTTACGGAGTGCTGCGAAACATGCAGGACTCCATGGGCAATGAACGCGCCGGGGTCGACCTGACCACACCTGATTTCAGGATGCTTTCCGCGTCCTGCGGACTTGACTACGCCCGGATCAGCTCACCGGACGAGGTCCGTGAGGTCCTGCGTGACGCCGTGGCACTGAAATCTGCCGTCGTCGTCGAGGTCGATCTCGCATCCTACGGGGACATGCCGTCGCCGTTCACCCCGCCGGTCACCGTCCCCGATAACGAGTCGGCGGAGGTGGACGACGATGAGTGA
- a CDS encoding PDR/VanB family oxidoreductase, with product MSDLCTIPVMIRSMRVEAEGVLSLELIRTDGSDLPEWTPGAHVDVAVGDGLIRQYSLCSDPADTSHYRIGVLREVVGRGGSRHVHDVLRPGHEVMMSEPRNNFEVSDNGKPLTLIAGGIGITPILAMARAAATTGREFRLYYGGRSRASMAFLDELADLSGELTVTSDDREGVLDLDTILDGADSGEREVYVCGPGGLLDAVEKRADGWPAGTFHCERFVARTIEPPPEGEREFTVRCIDSDVEVNVPVGCTIMEQLEAAGIDVPHSCREGTCGTCETDIIAGIPDHRDSLLSSEERESGETMLICVSRAKTDVLELEI from the coding sequence ATGAGTGACCTGTGCACGATTCCTGTGATGATTCGCTCGATGCGGGTCGAAGCTGAGGGAGTGCTCTCCCTGGAGCTGATCCGGACAGACGGCAGTGACCTGCCGGAGTGGACGCCGGGCGCACACGTCGACGTCGCGGTCGGCGACGGTCTGATCCGCCAGTACTCCCTGTGCAGCGACCCGGCCGACACCAGTCACTACAGGATCGGCGTCCTCAGGGAAGTGGTGGGCCGGGGTGGCTCCCGCCATGTCCACGACGTCCTGCGTCCCGGACATGAGGTGATGATGTCCGAACCCAGGAACAATTTCGAGGTCAGCGACAACGGTAAGCCCCTGACCCTCATCGCCGGCGGGATCGGAATCACCCCGATCCTCGCCATGGCGCGGGCCGCTGCCACCACCGGCCGGGAGTTCCGTCTCTACTACGGCGGACGCAGCCGGGCCTCGATGGCGTTCCTTGATGAGCTCGCCGACCTGTCCGGAGAGCTCACCGTCACCTCCGATGACCGGGAAGGTGTTCTCGACCTCGACACCATCCTCGACGGCGCGGACAGCGGAGAGCGGGAAGTGTACGTCTGCGGCCCCGGTGGTCTCCTCGACGCCGTCGAGAAGAGGGCGGACGGCTGGCCTGCCGGCACCTTCCACTGTGAACGTTTTGTCGCCAGGACGATCGAGCCGCCGCCCGAGGGCGAGCGTGAGTTCACGGTCCGCTGCATCGACAGTGACGTGGAGGTGAACGTTCCGGTCGGTTGCACCATCATGGAGCAACTCGAAGCCGCTGGCATCGACGTCCCTCACTCTTGCCGGGAGGGGACCTGCGGAACCTGCGAAACCGACATCATTGCCGGTATCCCCGACCACAGGGACTCTTTGCTGTCGTCGGAAGAGAGGGAATCCGGGGAGACGATGCTCATCTGCGTGTCCCGGGCCAAAACCGACGTCCTTGAACTCGAGATCTGA
- a CDS encoding recombinase-like helix-turn-helix domain-containing protein produces MTRYLEPTQARDGAPSNYELQLAHAVERLFAAGSDSPKSLAEGLNDADVPGPGGAPWTAESFRNEMARLGE; encoded by the coding sequence ATGACCCGATATCTCGAACCGACACAGGCCCGGGACGGCGCACCGTCCAACTATGAACTGCAGCTGGCGCACGCCGTCGAGCGCCTGTTCGCTGCCGGCTCCGATTCGCCCAAATCCCTGGCAGAAGGACTCAACGACGCTGATGTCCCAGGCCCGGGCGGCGCTCCGTGGACTGCGGAGAGTTTCCGAAACGAAATGGCACGACTGGGAGAGTGA